In one Vulgatibacter incomptus genomic region, the following are encoded:
- the asnB gene encoding asparagine synthase (glutamine-hydrolyzing): MCGIAGIIGRLDESGRAALERMSAAMHHRGPDGHGTWESAPDEKGWGVLLAHRRLAILDLSEAGNQPMTDPVTGHTVVLNGEIYNYLTLRDELAAQGQTFRSSGDTAVLLRALGLQGREAVGRLRGMFTFASWDPSRRTLLLARDPLGIKPLYLARNPDPRGSWAVAFASELRALLASGLLGAPRLEPGAAASVIWNGFVVGPRTAIRGIELLPGGRLMELDGRGRELVSADFWPPEEPSRNVALKEEELAAHLEESVRLHLASDVPLAVFLSSGVDSSAVANLAQRTSGRQVHTFTLTFESAELNEGPIAREIAAAIGTEHREVLLTEGEFVEHLEEALDSLDQPTFDGLNSFFLSRAIRDAGFKVALVGTGGDELFGGYTSFRDLPALHLWSRRARFLPMALLASAAKLALSARNRGAPIPPQTRWAKLPDMIGRGNDLLGLYQLAYALFLPDFQNELLDGGTGTTPVDGIPAETRDRLLREIRSRSPLAALSVMEQRLFLGERLLRDNDVASMAASIEQRLPLVDQVLSRRVDELDETVRFQPVGRKELLRRIGLRGLPPSLFNRPKRGFVLPFDTWIRRGLRRAMDELMRDPDAARAAGLNPEGVSRLWKGFLAGAPGLYWSRVWAVFVLLRWSRRHGVVRQ, translated from the coding sequence ATGTGTGGGATTGCGGGGATCATCGGCCGACTGGACGAGAGCGGGCGCGCCGCCCTCGAGCGCATGAGCGCCGCCATGCACCATCGCGGACCCGACGGGCACGGCACCTGGGAGTCGGCGCCGGACGAGAAGGGCTGGGGTGTGCTCCTGGCTCATCGCCGCCTCGCGATCCTGGATCTCTCCGAAGCGGGCAACCAGCCGATGACCGATCCCGTCACGGGGCACACCGTCGTCCTGAACGGCGAGATCTACAACTACCTGACGCTTCGCGACGAGCTCGCCGCCCAAGGCCAGACCTTCCGCTCGAGCGGCGACACCGCGGTGTTGCTCCGCGCGCTCGGCCTCCAAGGACGCGAGGCGGTGGGCCGGCTCCGCGGCATGTTCACCTTCGCGAGCTGGGATCCGTCGCGGCGCACCCTCCTCCTCGCCCGCGATCCGCTCGGGATCAAGCCGCTCTACCTCGCGCGAAACCCCGACCCTCGCGGGAGCTGGGCGGTCGCGTTCGCCTCGGAGCTGCGCGCGCTCCTGGCCTCCGGCCTCCTCGGCGCGCCGCGCCTCGAGCCGGGCGCCGCCGCCTCGGTGATCTGGAACGGCTTCGTGGTGGGACCGCGGACGGCGATCCGCGGCATCGAGCTCCTCCCGGGTGGCCGGCTCATGGAGCTCGACGGCAGGGGCCGCGAGCTCGTCAGCGCGGATTTCTGGCCGCCCGAGGAGCCGTCACGGAACGTCGCCCTGAAAGAGGAGGAGCTCGCGGCCCACCTGGAAGAGAGCGTCCGTCTCCACCTCGCCAGCGACGTCCCGCTCGCCGTCTTCCTCTCGAGCGGCGTCGACTCCTCCGCGGTGGCCAACCTGGCACAGCGAACCTCCGGAAGGCAGGTCCACACCTTCACCCTGACGTTCGAGTCCGCCGAGCTGAACGAGGGCCCGATCGCCCGCGAGATCGCCGCCGCGATCGGCACGGAACACCGGGAGGTGCTCCTCACCGAGGGTGAGTTCGTCGAACACCTCGAAGAGGCCCTCGACAGCCTCGATCAGCCGACCTTCGACGGCCTCAACTCGTTCTTCCTCTCGCGCGCGATCCGCGATGCCGGCTTCAAGGTCGCGCTGGTCGGAACCGGCGGCGACGAGCTCTTCGGGGGCTACACCTCGTTCCGCGACCTGCCCGCCCTCCATCTCTGGTCGCGGCGGGCCCGCTTCCTGCCCATGGCCCTCCTCGCTTCCGCCGCGAAGCTGGCGCTCTCGGCGAGGAATCGCGGCGCGCCGATCCCGCCCCAGACGCGCTGGGCCAAGCTCCCGGACATGATCGGGCGCGGCAACGATCTGCTCGGGCTCTACCAGCTCGCGTACGCGCTCTTCCTGCCCGACTTCCAGAACGAGCTCCTCGACGGCGGAACCGGGACGACCCCAGTCGACGGAATCCCCGCCGAGACCCGCGATCGCCTGCTCCGTGAGATCCGCTCGCGTTCGCCTCTGGCGGCGTTGAGCGTGATGGAGCAGCGGCTCTTCCTGGGAGAGAGGCTCCTCCGGGACAACGACGTCGCCAGCATGGCCGCCTCCATCGAGCAGCGCCTCCCGCTCGTGGACCAGGTCCTCTCCCGCCGCGTCGACGAGCTGGACGAGACCGTCCGCTTCCAACCCGTCGGGAGGAAGGAGCTCCTGAGGCGGATCGGTCTGCGCGGGCTGCCGCCCTCCCTCTTCAATCGTCCCAAGAGGGGCTTCGTGCTGCCCTTCGACACCTGGATCCGCCGCGGTCTGCGCCGTGCCATGGACGAGCTCATGCGGGATCCCGACGCCGCCCGCGCGGCGGGGCTGAACCCCGAGGGCGTGAGCAGGCTCTGGAAGGGCTTCCTCGCCGGAGCGCCCGGCCTGTATTGGTCCCGGGTCTGGGCGGTCTTCGTGCTCCTGCGCTGGAGCCGGCGGCACGGAGTGGTGCGCCAATAA
- a CDS encoding acyltransferase family protein: MRAPPSLDEALPTSPLGAAAEAAAPELAIRGHMPALDGVRGLAVLLVLLLHFVGNTTATNRFESALLFVSGYGMLGVDLFFVLSGFLITGILYDSRGAPGYFRNFYMRRVLRIFPLYYGTLIAFFLVAPFVGLHGAALDELRGNQSWLWLYGANVFHAIQGKWALSYLNHFWSLAVEEHFYFVWPLLVWWLGSRPRALLWTSLGLVIASPVASAAATLLTGNPTIKMITPFQLQGLALGGFLAVLARQPGGTARIRRWVPRIALGVGGALAASFFWHRLSEVGQSVMGPIRPPLFVVLLGCLLIQALASPRGTWTSRFFTGRTMTFLGTYSYGLYVFHHFISYAVMTHGTEQVLAGWIGNHTLAIFVQASLGISLSIAVAYASYHLFERRFLVLKRYFSHQR, from the coding sequence ATGCGAGCGCCGCCGTCGCTCGACGAAGCGCTCCCGACCTCTCCTCTCGGGGCCGCCGCGGAAGCAGCTGCGCCGGAGCTCGCGATCCGCGGCCACATGCCCGCCCTCGACGGGGTGCGCGGTCTGGCGGTCCTCCTCGTGCTGCTGCTCCACTTCGTGGGGAACACGACCGCCACCAACCGCTTCGAGAGCGCCCTGCTCTTCGTGTCGGGCTACGGCATGCTGGGCGTGGATCTCTTCTTCGTGCTCTCCGGATTCCTGATCACGGGGATCCTCTACGACTCGCGCGGCGCTCCCGGCTACTTCCGGAACTTCTACATGCGGAGGGTCCTGCGGATCTTTCCGCTGTATTACGGCACGTTGATCGCGTTCTTCCTCGTCGCGCCCTTCGTGGGGCTGCACGGCGCCGCGCTGGACGAGCTCCGCGGGAACCAGTCGTGGCTCTGGCTCTACGGCGCGAACGTCTTCCACGCGATCCAGGGGAAGTGGGCGCTCTCGTACCTCAACCACTTCTGGTCGCTGGCGGTGGAGGAGCACTTCTACTTCGTCTGGCCGCTCCTCGTCTGGTGGCTCGGCTCACGGCCGCGGGCGCTGCTCTGGACGAGCCTCGGACTCGTGATCGCGTCGCCGGTGGCGTCGGCTGCGGCGACGCTCCTGACGGGGAACCCGACGATCAAGATGATCACGCCGTTCCAGCTGCAGGGCCTCGCCCTCGGCGGATTCCTGGCGGTGCTCGCGAGGCAGCCCGGCGGGACGGCACGGATACGCAGGTGGGTCCCGAGGATCGCCCTCGGCGTAGGCGGAGCGCTCGCCGCCAGCTTCTTCTGGCATCGGCTGTCCGAGGTGGGCCAGTCGGTGATGGGGCCCATTCGGCCGCCGCTCTTCGTCGTGCTCCTCGGTTGTCTGCTGATCCAGGCGCTGGCCTCCCCACGCGGCACGTGGACCTCGCGCTTCTTCACCGGACGTACGATGACCTTCCTCGGCACCTACAGCTACGGCCTCTACGTCTTCCACCACTTCATCTCGTACGCCGTGATGACCCACGGGACCGAGCAGGTGCTCGCCGGATGGATCGGCAATCACACCCTCGCGATCTTCGTGCAGGCGTCCCTCGGCATCTCGCTCTCGATCGCCGTCGCGTACGCGAGCTACCACCTGTTCGAGAGGCGCTTCCTGGTGCTGAAGCGCTACTTCTCGCACCAGCGCTAG
- a CDS encoding polysaccharide biosynthesis/export family protein has translation MSSGVHVRTSRGAGTFLRTAPGFVALIACLAWGVLGCASTSPYKWVDDIPGGRDDPAVYRLGVRDVISVRVWNQESMSVERARVREDGRISLPFLKDVRVAGLTPNELGDRLQTELVSFIVDPVVTVTLDEPAALDVSVVGEVTTTGVYAIHNPAGVLHAIAAAGGLTQFADRDSIFVLRRLSPAIPPTRIRFRYRDLTSGGTRAADFLLQSGDVVVVE, from the coding sequence GTGTCCTCGGGCGTGCACGTGCGCACGTCCCGCGGAGCCGGAACGTTTCTCCGCACGGCGCCGGGGTTCGTCGCCCTGATCGCCTGTCTCGCCTGGGGCGTCCTGGGCTGCGCCTCGACCTCGCCCTACAAATGGGTCGACGACATCCCGGGTGGCCGCGACGATCCGGCCGTGTACCGATTGGGCGTCCGGGACGTGATCAGTGTCCGCGTCTGGAACCAGGAGTCCATGTCGGTGGAGCGCGCGAGGGTCCGCGAGGACGGCCGGATCTCCCTCCCCTTCCTGAAGGACGTACGCGTCGCGGGGCTGACCCCCAACGAGCTCGGCGACAGGCTGCAGACCGAGCTCGTCTCGTTCATCGTCGATCCCGTCGTCACCGTCACGCTGGACGAGCCGGCGGCGCTGGACGTCTCCGTGGTCGGAGAGGTCACCACAACAGGTGTCTACGCCATTCACAATCCAGCCGGTGTGCTCCACGCGATCGCGGCGGCGGGAGGTCTGACCCAGTTCGCGGACCGCGACTCCATCTTCGTCCTGCGGCGCCTGTCGCCCGCCATTCCTCCCACGCGAATCCGCTTCCGGTATCGGGACCTCACCAGCGGCGGAACCCGCGCGGCCGACTTCCTCCTGCAGAGCGGCGACGTCGTCGTGGTGGAGTAA
- a CDS encoding O-antigen ligase family protein, translating into MRIAREARLEPGGAILSWMPVVVAVVTTLATVGGVVASGGDPIAAIAPTLVVALVYVITRIPLRWSATTLVLLLIAIDIPSDAGGLWSSPFIFVGDLLHDGFSRLAHVPFSGFEAIVALLMILAAWRHATSSDIDGGESVRTASVMRDGILVFLAGCAYAVAMGFMKGHGLALWKIRYLLQVPMFFVFFQTAFRRPEDFRPLAVVVVLAAQIKALMAVWIQLVVAPALTGGRLEYATNHGDSVTFAMAVMILLIPLMVERTKRSVTRALLLLPLPLWGMLLNSRRLVWAMLAMAIGVIFLGTSWRPWKSRIVKTALILSPLIVAYLAVGWRNAEASGIFTPIAKIHTMLDSNVDRSTLWREREDWNIAESIKQNSFLGAGLSGQYVEYIFNDDITSLYADYKAWPHNTVLGMLLLAGVPGFAALWLPFLLTVFLAVRAERRARSGDDRILAMVSLAAIVAVLSMAWGDTGAHFIQYKVAMGLTMALVAKLAVATGAWPSTSASKA; encoded by the coding sequence ATGAGGATCGCACGGGAGGCACGGCTCGAGCCGGGTGGGGCGATCCTGAGTTGGATGCCGGTGGTCGTCGCCGTCGTGACGACCCTGGCCACCGTGGGTGGCGTCGTCGCGTCAGGCGGAGACCCGATCGCGGCGATCGCGCCCACCCTGGTCGTCGCGCTCGTCTACGTCATCACCCGCATCCCGCTGCGCTGGTCGGCGACGACGCTGGTCCTGCTCCTCATCGCGATCGACATCCCGAGCGACGCGGGCGGCCTCTGGTCGTCGCCGTTCATCTTCGTCGGGGATCTGCTGCACGACGGATTCTCGCGACTCGCCCACGTCCCGTTCTCGGGCTTCGAGGCGATCGTCGCCCTCCTGATGATCCTCGCGGCGTGGCGCCACGCGACCTCGTCGGACATCGACGGGGGCGAGTCCGTCCGGACCGCGAGCGTCATGCGGGACGGCATCCTCGTCTTCCTGGCGGGATGCGCCTACGCGGTCGCGATGGGGTTCATGAAGGGCCACGGCCTGGCGCTGTGGAAGATCCGCTATCTCCTGCAGGTCCCGATGTTCTTCGTCTTCTTCCAGACCGCGTTCCGGAGGCCGGAGGACTTTCGCCCGCTGGCGGTCGTGGTGGTGTTGGCTGCCCAGATCAAGGCGCTCATGGCGGTCTGGATCCAGCTGGTGGTCGCGCCAGCCCTCACCGGCGGCAGGCTGGAGTACGCGACCAACCACGGCGACTCCGTCACCTTCGCGATGGCGGTGATGATCCTGCTGATCCCGCTGATGGTGGAGCGGACCAAACGCAGCGTGACGAGAGCCCTCCTCCTCCTGCCCTTGCCGTTGTGGGGCATGCTGCTGAACAGCCGAAGGCTGGTCTGGGCCATGCTCGCCATGGCGATCGGCGTGATCTTCCTGGGAACGAGCTGGCGACCCTGGAAATCACGGATCGTGAAGACGGCGCTCATTCTGTCTCCGCTCATCGTTGCCTATCTCGCCGTCGGCTGGAGGAACGCCGAGGCCTCCGGCATCTTCACGCCGATCGCGAAGATCCACACGATGCTGGATTCGAACGTGGACCGTTCGACCCTGTGGCGGGAACGGGAGGACTGGAACATCGCCGAGAGCATCAAGCAGAACTCCTTCCTCGGCGCAGGGCTCAGCGGTCAGTACGTCGAGTACATCTTCAACGACGACATCACGAGCCTCTACGCGGACTACAAGGCGTGGCCGCACAACACCGTCCTTGGGATGCTGCTGCTCGCCGGCGTCCCGGGCTTCGCGGCGCTGTGGCTCCCCTTCCTGCTGACGGTCTTCCTCGCGGTGCGAGCGGAGAGACGCGCGAGATCCGGGGACGATCGGATTCTGGCGATGGTCTCCCTCGCCGCGATCGTCGCCGTCCTCTCGATGGCGTGGGGCGACACGGGAGCCCACTTCATCCAGTACAAGGTCGCGATGGGCCTCACGATGGCGCTGGTCGCAAAGCTCGCCGTGGCGACGGGCGCCTGGCCCTCGACGAGCGCGTCCAAGGCTTGA